One Vulcanisaeta thermophila DNA segment encodes these proteins:
- a CDS encoding PaREP1 family protein, with the protein MHENAVKLWGLLREAESYLESGDAVQASEKLYKIVEGSVKILSQRRKDDEGIRHILEEVERRADGRWGC; encoded by the coding sequence ATGCATGAGAATGCCGTAAAATTATGGGGTTTATTGAGGGAGGCTGAGTCATACCTGGAGAGTGGGGATGCGGTGCAAGCCTCGGAGAAACTATACAAGATTGTTGAGGGTTCCGTAAAGATCCTCTCACAGCGTCGTAAGGATGATGAGGGTATTAGGCACATTCTGGAGGAGGTTGAGAGGAGGGCAGATGGACGGTGGGGCTGCTAG
- a CDS encoding FkbM family methyltransferase: protein MGLLRSARVLLRSRHLFRNWLSLGIRYWLMRRGLLRKGDLVVKCGGGEFPLSPSHYSMIVSAHYEGLFHDFKCLGDGFLLDGFFVPVGWVYAVPALGCVRGLGARFDGDLLVFGYGNALVRLPPDVIPFIYDILCENFLGGAYDDVDVRGKVVVDVGAGVGDTAVMFALRGADMVIALEPYPNLYDTARRVVELNGVSHRVKLLNAAVGSFDGFVRACGDALDYRLFRPCNHGVDVRVYTLGTLVSEFNLRGAVLKMDCEGCEYEALRNTDENTLEAFNQVIIEYHNGPEPIIKRLEEAGFKTELKPIRSAIVPIEKQGYVIGRRVN from the coding sequence GTGGGCTTATTAAGGAGTGCCAGGGTTTTGCTACGCAGTAGGCATTTATTCAGGAACTGGCTAAGCCTAGGCATCAGGTACTGGTTAATGAGGCGTGGCTTGTTGAGGAAGGGTGACTTGGTGGTTAAGTGTGGTGGTGGGGAGTTCCCTCTAAGCCCCAGTCACTATTCCATGATTGTTAGTGCCCATTACGAAGGCTTATTCCATGACTTCAAGTGCCTGGGTGATGGGTTTTTACTGGATGGTTTCTTTGTGCCCGTGGGTTGGGTTTATGCTGTGCCAGCCCTTGGTTGCGTTAGGGGGTTGGGTGCCCGTTTTGATGGTGATTTATTGGTGTTTGGGTATGGCAATGCCCTGGTTAGGCTTCCTCCTGACGTTATACCCTTCATTTACGATATTCTCTGTGAGAATTTCCTTGGTGGTGCTTATGATGATGTTGATGTTCGTGGTAAGGTTGTTGTTGATGTTGGTGCTGGCGTTGGTGATACAGCGGTCATGTTTGCGCTAAGGGGTGCTGACATGGTTATTGCTCTTGAGCCTTACCCAAACCTCTACGATACTGCGAGGCGTGTTGTTGAGTTGAATGGGGTCTCCCACAGGGTTAAGCTTCTCAATGCTGCCGTGGGTTCGTTTGATGGTTTTGTTAGGGCGTGTGGTGATGCCTTGGATTACAGACTCTTCAGGCCATGCAACCATGGCGTTGACGTTAGGGTCTACACACTGGGGACGCTCGTGAGCGAGTTCAACCTTAGGGGTGCGGTGCTTAAGATGGATTGCGAAGGCTGCGAATACGAAGCACTCAGGAACACCGATGAGAATACCCTAGAAGCCTTCAACCAAGTCATCATCGAATACCACAACGGGCCGGAACCAATAATTAAGAGACTGGAGGAGGCTGGATTCAAAACAGAGCTAAAACCCATAAGAAGCGCCATTGTACCCATTGAGAAGCAGGGTTATGTAATAGGTAGAAGAGTGAATTAG
- a CDS encoding glycosyltransferase produces MVLVSVVWLNYNSMGFRDVMLQSLDSFMSLVFDDYELIIVDNASNDGSFELIRRHVEEAKPSSLHSNRG; encoded by the coding sequence GTGGTTTTGGTCTCGGTGGTTTGGTTGAATTACAACAGCATGGGGTTCAGGGATGTTATGCTCCAAAGCCTTGATTCTTTCATGAGCCTTGTCTTCGACGACTACGAGTTGATCATTGTGGATAATGCCTCAAACGACGGTAGCTTCGAGTTGATAAGGAGACACGTTGAGGAGGCGAAACCGAGCAGCCTACATAGCAATAGAGGATAG
- a CDS encoding FkbM family methyltransferase, translating to MRSGGFLNVKGRVVIDVGAYIGDMPIYFIMKGAREVLAYEPHPRLYAYLIRNIEVNNLRGVIKAYNLAVWSEDGEVGLDDSNYLMLAKTREGGMLKVRSIKLPLMGDVLKMDCEGCEYDVLLSIDPAKLPFKEIGLEYHGSLKPIVRHLMRGGYKVNVVRGGRVGLIHAYRVNAS from the coding sequence ATGAGGAGTGGGGGGTTCCTTAATGTTAAAGGTCGTGTGGTTATTGATGTTGGTGCTTACATAGGCGATATGCCCATTTACTTTATAATGAAGGGGGCTCGTGAGGTTTTGGCTTACGAGCCGCACCCCAGGCTTTATGCGTATTTAATTAGGAATATTGAGGTTAATAATCTCCGTGGCGTAATTAAGGCTTATAATTTAGCTGTGTGGAGTGAGGATGGTGAGGTTGGGCTTGATGATAGTAATTACTTAATGCTAGCGAAAACTCGGGAGGGTGGCATGCTTAAGGTTAGGTCCATTAAATTACCGTTGATGGGTGATGTGCTTAAGATGGATTGTGAAGGGTGTGAGTACGATGTTTTACTGAGCATTGATCCGGCTAAGCTGCCCTTTAAGGAGATAGGTCTTGAATATCATGGTTCTCTTAAGCCTATTGTAAGGCATTTAATGAGGGGAGGGTATAAAGTTAATGTTGTGAGGGGCGGCAGGGTGGGTTTAATTCATGCTTATAGGGTTAATGCCTCTTAA
- a CDS encoding polysaccharide pyruvyl transferase family protein has translation MSRSKFLRVLIHGYFGFGNTGDEAILTALIDEYRSAYGDVDFVVLSSNPSRTIKLHGVMAVRESLLSPFFWREFLTSDVLVFAGGGRYGGETWRRMALLGLMARLLGKRVVFRSVGVYPYSWHGKPVIERVPRPFTGFTALLVRLLINSSDYVGVRDAYSYAVLRLTGVSRDVVLEPDPTPKLVRMLSDQRCRGVSDLWLGVKRPILGVNLRTLDPGTNRVVLKLVVDVANWFIREVGGSVVFIPFGFGSFSNRWFDNDLIIGRMFKKRVNDVVLIDREMDPLSVMCVVRGVDIMIAMRHHAVVFSRALGKPTVALVYDTKTMEFVKGDSSDTLLIEVSRIDGGDTVVRIRDFILGHLRVRLNE, from the coding sequence ATGAGTAGAAGTAAGTTTCTTAGAGTGCTCATCCATGGTTATTTTGGGTTTGGTAATACTGGTGATGAGGCTATTTTAACAGCGCTTATTGACGAGTATAGGTCAGCTTATGGTGATGTAGATTTTGTAGTTTTATCCTCTAACCCATCGCGCACTATAAAGCTTCATGGTGTTATGGCTGTTAGGGAGAGTTTATTATCGCCTTTCTTCTGGCGTGAGTTTCTGACCAGTGATGTCTTGGTTTTTGCCGGTGGTGGTAGGTATGGTGGTGAGACTTGGCGTAGGATGGCTTTGTTGGGTTTGATGGCTAGGTTGCTTGGTAAGCGTGTTGTTTTCCGTTCTGTTGGTGTTTATCCTTATTCCTGGCATGGTAAGCCCGTGATTGAGCGTGTACCTAGGCCTTTTACGGGTTTTACGGCGTTGCTTGTTAGGTTGCTCATTAATTCTTCTGACTATGTTGGTGTTAGGGATGCTTACTCCTACGCTGTGCTTAGGCTTACGGGCGTCTCAAGGGACGTGGTCCTTGAGCCTGATCCTACCCCTAAGCTTGTTAGGATGCTTAGTGATCAGCGGTGTAGGGGCGTGAGTGATCTTTGGTTGGGTGTTAAGAGGCCTATTCTTGGTGTCAATCTTAGAACGTTGGATCCCGGGACTAATAGGGTTGTGCTTAAGCTTGTGGTTGATGTTGCTAATTGGTTTATTAGGGAAGTTGGTGGTTCAGTGGTCTTCATACCTTTTGGTTTTGGAAGCTTTAGCAATAGGTGGTTTGATAATGACTTAATAATAGGTAGAATGTTTAAGAAGAGGGTTAATGATGTTGTGCTTATTGATAGGGAGATGGATCCGTTGAGTGTTATGTGTGTTGTGCGTGGTGTTGACATTATGATTGCTATGCGGCATCATGCGGTGGTATTCTCGAGGGCCTTGGGTAAGCCCACCGTAGCCCTGGTCTATGATACGAAGACTATGGAGTTTGTTAAGGGTGATTCTAGTGATACCTTATTAATAGAGGTGTCTAGGATTGATGGGGGTGATACTGTGGTGCGTATAAGGGATTTTATCCTGGGTCATTTAAGGGTGAGGCTTAATGAGTGA